The Longimicrobium sp. genome contains a region encoding:
- a CDS encoding Fic family protein translates to MDPRAVDATYRTFPPFSEWAKASIDHVRWDRYSAIVAERGRVSPDELARAREVVKRAAAVDTGAIEGLYDVDRGFTFTVATQAAVWEAAMDSKGQQVRALFESQLRAYDYVLDVATNRAPISETWIRTLHQELCAAQQTYSVMTEVGPQTHQLPTGEYKHLSNHVRLAGGGTHAYAPVDLVPAEMHRFCEVLRSEEFLEAHPVLQASYAHYAFVVIHPFADGNGRVARALASIFTYRAHSIPLMILVENRKEYLDSLAAADRGDYQRFTDFTMERALDSILLVNESLGAALSPQPAEALGELQALFTTRGGYTQEDVEKAGRELFEQVRQQFESQATRYERGERLRISVNRGNHYQQRFATIPAGRVVTSAEWDTLGLSFRIGPPVQAHLDINYVVAVPLNAEREDDISLVETTTQRRVFSARVSELVHGPTAALRMRLMIGAERIFGEALNNLLQNTRKPAPPGEDRST, encoded by the coding sequence GTGGATCCCCGCGCGGTGGATGCTACCTATCGTACGTTTCCTCCATTCTCTGAGTGGGCGAAAGCGTCGATCGACCATGTGCGCTGGGATCGCTACTCCGCAATTGTTGCGGAGCGCGGGCGAGTCTCTCCTGATGAACTCGCTCGTGCGCGAGAGGTTGTGAAACGTGCAGCCGCAGTAGATACCGGCGCAATCGAAGGGCTGTATGACGTAGATCGAGGGTTTACCTTCACCGTGGCTACTCAAGCTGCTGTGTGGGAGGCTGCAATGGACTCCAAGGGCCAGCAGGTGCGGGCCTTGTTCGAGTCGCAACTCCGTGCCTACGACTACGTCCTCGATGTTGCGACGAACCGCGCTCCCATCTCGGAAACGTGGATCCGCACACTACATCAGGAACTTTGTGCAGCTCAGCAGACCTATTCGGTAATGACCGAAGTAGGGCCTCAGACGCACCAACTCCCGACAGGCGAGTACAAGCACCTTTCCAACCACGTTCGGCTCGCGGGCGGAGGCACCCACGCCTACGCGCCTGTAGACCTGGTGCCTGCGGAGATGCATCGGTTCTGTGAAGTTCTTCGAAGCGAAGAGTTCCTTGAGGCGCACCCCGTTCTACAGGCATCATACGCCCATTATGCTTTTGTAGTCATACATCCATTCGCTGATGGCAATGGCCGCGTGGCACGTGCTCTCGCCTCAATTTTCACCTACCGCGCGCACTCCATTCCATTGATGATTCTGGTCGAGAACCGAAAGGAATACCTGGACTCGCTTGCGGCGGCGGATCGAGGGGATTACCAGCGCTTCACCGATTTCACGATGGAGCGAGCGCTGGATTCGATCCTGTTGGTCAACGAGAGCCTCGGTGCTGCACTGAGCCCGCAGCCGGCGGAGGCACTTGGAGAATTGCAGGCCCTCTTCACCACGCGGGGGGGATACACGCAGGAAGACGTTGAGAAAGCGGGGCGGGAACTCTTTGAGCAAGTGCGGCAACAGTTTGAATCCCAAGCCACACGCTATGAGCGAGGTGAGCGGCTTAGAATCTCCGTTAACCGTGGGAACCACTACCAGCAGCGTTTTGCGACCATTCCGGCGGGCCGTGTAGTTACGAGCGCGGAGTGGGACACGCTCGGCTTGAGTTTTAGGATCGGCCCCCCGGTACAAGCCCATCTCGACATTAATTACGTAGTCGCCGTGCCACTCAATGCCGAACGAGAGGACGACATCAGCCTGGTTGAAACGACCACTCAGCGCCGCGTGTTCAGCGCTCGCGTTTCCGAATTGGTGCACGGTCCGACCGCTGCGCTGAGAATGCGCCTGATGATTGGAGCGGAGCGAATCTTTGGTGAGGCTCTGAACAACTTGCTTCAAAATACTCGGAAGCCGGCTCCACCAGGCGAGGACAGGTCTACATAG
- a CDS encoding M56 family metallopeptidase, whose translation MSIPLPAHDAAPWLAPAVWLVARGTLLLAAAALAAALMRRRSAAARHLAWGLVMVSLLALPALSLVLPHWELAFVSVDAIHPALLVPGARAAVLAALPWGTIALALWAAGALIALVRLAVAQAAVRALAGRAEPITGGEWMERMKSAARELGVARRVRLLRASGGAMPMTWGIVHPAVLLPAEADAWSAERRRVVLLHELAHVARRDCLWQLVASLACALYWFHPGAWWAAHRMREEREQACDDRVLAAGTRASDYAGHLLAVARAFRPARLTAAAAVGMAARSQLEDRVVAVLDGARARDSVSARVALACAAIGALALLPLAAAAPSVRVDDDAPRPTPAVTASIDGHARPQPRRSTNRRVGRPEPSPVQLSSAAPVKPANALLRDAAPGPSVGPELQVTYDVNLADLWAAARDGDPDARRGATWGVGQAEPRLAQSAVARSAREYDFRFNGALGLDEYRPRPSEPARAPTGTGRAIQPPRTARKAPEARPIERPVRILSDAHEPDTLPAVGGPHAPETPQN comes from the coding sequence ATGTCCATCCCGCTCCCCGCCCACGATGCCGCCCCGTGGCTGGCGCCCGCCGTATGGCTGGTGGCCCGCGGGACGCTGCTGCTGGCCGCCGCGGCGCTGGCCGCGGCGCTGATGCGGCGGCGGTCGGCGGCGGCGCGGCACCTGGCGTGGGGGCTGGTGATGGTTTCGCTCCTCGCCCTTCCCGCGCTGTCGCTGGTGCTGCCGCACTGGGAGCTGGCATTCGTGTCGGTGGATGCCATCCATCCCGCACTCCTCGTCCCCGGCGCACGGGCAGCGGTGCTGGCAGCGCTGCCGTGGGGGACGATCGCGCTGGCGCTCTGGGCGGCGGGCGCGCTGATCGCGCTCGTCCGCCTGGCGGTGGCGCAGGCCGCGGTGCGCGCGCTCGCAGGGCGTGCGGAGCCCATCACTGGCGGTGAGTGGATGGAGCGGATGAAATCGGCGGCGCGGGAGTTGGGGGTCGCCCGCCGCGTGCGCCTCCTGCGCGCCTCCGGCGGTGCCATGCCGATGACGTGGGGAATCGTGCACCCGGCCGTGCTCCTGCCCGCCGAGGCGGACGCGTGGAGCGCGGAGCGGCGGCGCGTGGTGCTGCTGCACGAGCTTGCGCACGTGGCGAGGCGCGACTGCCTTTGGCAGCTGGTGGCCTCGCTGGCCTGCGCGTTGTACTGGTTTCACCCGGGCGCGTGGTGGGCCGCGCACCGCATGCGCGAGGAGCGCGAGCAGGCGTGCGACGACCGCGTGCTCGCCGCGGGAACGCGCGCCTCGGACTACGCCGGCCACCTGCTGGCGGTCGCCCGCGCCTTCCGCCCCGCCCGCCTGACCGCGGCCGCGGCGGTGGGGATGGCGGCTCGATCGCAGCTGGAGGACCGCGTGGTGGCCGTGCTGGATGGCGCCCGCGCCCGCGACAGCGTCTCCGCGCGCGTGGCCCTGGCGTGCGCCGCGATCGGGGCGCTGGCCCTGCTTCCGCTCGCCGCCGCCGCCCCGTCCGTCCGCGTGGACGACGACGCTCCGCGGCCCACGCCAGCCGTCACCGCCTCGATCGACGGCCACGCGCGCCCGCAGCCGCGCCGGTCGACCAATCGCCGTGTAGGCCGGCCGGAGCCATCGCCCGTTCAGCTATCGAGCGCCGCTCCAGTGAAGCCGGCCAACGCCCTTCTTCGCGACGCCGCGCCCGGGCCGTCCGTCGGGCCCGAGCTGCAGGTGACGTACGACGTGAACCTCGCCGACCTCTGGGCCGCCGCTCGCGACGGAGACCCGGATGCCCGGCGCGGCGCCACGTGGGGAGTGGGGCAGGCGGAGCCGCGGCTGGCGCAATCCGCGGTCGCGCGTTCGGCGCGGGAGTACGACTTCCGCTTCAACGGCGCGCTGGGCCTGGACGAGTACCGGCCGCGCCCGAGCGAGCCCGCACGCGCGCCCACCGGCACCGGCCGCGCCATCCAGCCCCCGCGCACCGCGCGCAAGGCACCCGAAGCGCGCCCAATCGAACGCCCCGTGCGCATCCTCTCCGACGCGCACGAGCCAGACACGCTGCCCGCCGTCGGTGGCCCGCACGCCCCCGAGACGCCGCAGAACTGA